A DNA window from Hydra vulgaris chromosome 13, alternate assembly HydraT2T_AEP contains the following coding sequences:
- the LOC100211071 gene encoding blastula protease 10, producing the protein MKIITIVVCLLFGEWIQAKWVSQMENKGLYQGDMVLDPDEKLKVKNGFASIIGGRWPDNTVPYEIDKSLGSAAIAGIQGAIEQYHKYTCLKFKPKTTERIYIKFQFGKGCSSPVGYKNDRINAISLGEGCESVGTVIHEIGHTIGLHHEQSRPDRDSYVEIITANIPAAVRYNFDKEPSSRVNSLNTEYDFRSVMHYDATAFGNGKITIKTKNSADQSLIGNRDGFSGNDIQQINLMYNCRVVKRCGDGSEEGKKCGCSKGYCWSKCSGDWWCYTNGAFQSSQNKNYVYCSKDSQCEQGWSCGGTCRL; encoded by the exons atgaagatTATTACAATTGTAGTATGTTTGCTATTTGGAGAATGGATTCAAGCTAAATGGGTTTCTCAAATGGAAa acaAAGGTCTCTATCAAGGTGACATGGTACTTGACCCTGacgaaaaattaaaagtaaagaatGGGTTTGCGAGCATTATTGGAGGAAGATGGCCTGATAACACTGTACCTTATGAAATAGACAAATCTTTGg GATCAGCTGCTATAGCTGGAATCCAAGGAGCTATCGAACAGTACCATAAGTATAcctgtttaaaatttaaaccaaaaactaCAGAACGTATCTATATCAAGTTTCAATTTGGAAAAGg TTGTTCTTCGCCGGTCGGTTACAAAAATGACAGAATAAACGCTATCTCGCTTGGAGAAGGGTGCGAAAGCGTTGGAACTGTTATTCATGAGATAGGGCATACTATag GTCTTCATCACGAGCAGTCGCGACCAGATCGAGATTCATATGTTGAAATTATAACTGCAAACATTCCAGCTG cTGTACGCTACAACTTTGATAAAGAACCATCTAGCAGAGTAAACAGTTTAAATACAGAATACGACTTTCGCTCAGTAATGCATTATGACGCAACAGCTTTCGGTAATGGtaagataacaataaaaacaaaaaattcagcaGATCAGTCACTTATTGGAAACAGAGACGGATTTAGCGGAAATGACATACAACAAATCAATCTCATGTATAACTGCAGAG ttGTTAAAAGATGCGGTGACGGAAGCGAGGAAGGGAAAAAATGTGGATGTAGTAAAGGTTATTGTTGGTCAAAGTGTAGCGGTGACTGGTGGTGTTACACTAACGGTGCTTTCCAAagttcacaaaataaaaattatgtttattgcTCTAAAGATAGTCAATGCGAACAAGGATGGTCGTGTGGTGGGACATGTAGATTGTAA